A window from Corynebacterium urealyticum DSM 7109 encodes these proteins:
- a CDS encoding VOC family protein, with protein sequence MPAMQAQPGMPLWLDLATTDIDAAKRFYAELVGWEYREHGQGYAVATKNGMPVAGIGAIPEEKISMWGLALYTPNVTVAHNAAVNAGARSVLEPRVLGAPEGEGTDGETDRGEMAVVIDPSGAAIGLKNPADEHALFAAGEPGTPVWHELMVGQGWDETLEFYHELAGWDIRVDKNSDGSRYALGEFEGAALVGLWDTQEMQLPSMWTLYLGVADIDAAVDTARGLGAQIIREPFDSEFGRVATITDPTGALLNLTEVEEYVPDETEDFEPDLFADL encoded by the coding sequence ATGCCCGCTATGCAGGCGCAACCAGGCATGCCGCTGTGGCTGGACCTGGCAACCACCGATATTGATGCCGCGAAGCGCTTTTACGCCGAGCTCGTGGGCTGGGAATACCGTGAGCACGGCCAAGGCTATGCCGTCGCGACGAAGAATGGCATGCCCGTCGCCGGAATCGGGGCCATCCCGGAGGAGAAGATCTCCATGTGGGGGCTGGCGCTCTACACGCCGAACGTCACGGTCGCGCACAACGCTGCCGTCAACGCTGGTGCCCGTTCCGTCTTGGAGCCGCGGGTGCTCGGGGCTCCGGAAGGGGAGGGCACTGATGGCGAGACCGACCGCGGCGAGATGGCCGTGGTCATCGACCCCAGCGGGGCGGCCATCGGCCTGAAGAATCCTGCGGATGAGCACGCACTCTTCGCCGCGGGTGAGCCGGGCACGCCCGTGTGGCACGAGCTCATGGTCGGCCAGGGCTGGGACGAGACCCTGGAGTTCTACCACGAGCTCGCCGGCTGGGATATCCGCGTCGATAAGAACTCCGACGGCAGCCGCTACGCGCTCGGCGAGTTTGAGGGCGCAGCGCTCGTCGGCCTCTGGGATACCCAGGAGATGCAGCTGCCCTCCATGTGGACGCTCTACCTGGGGGTCGCGGACATCGACGCCGCGGTGGATACCGCCCGTGGGCTGGGCGCCCAGATCATCCGGGAGCCCTTCGACTCCGAGTTCGGCCGGGTCGCCACCATCACCGATCCCACGGGCGCGCTGCTGAACCTCACCGAGGTCGAGGAGTACGTCCCGGACGAGACCGAGGACTTCGAGCCCGACCTCTTCGCCGACCTCTAG